TGTGCTGCAGTCGCTCGTGAACTGTCTCGACGGATGCCCGGTCTTCTTCGGCGAGGATACCGAGTACGCCGATACTCGCGAGTTCCCGTTGTTCCATACCCACTCTAGCGGGTCGGGTGCCTTAAAACTGAAGTGCAACGAGATCCCGGCGCTTGGATCGGGCACTGCTGACAGTTAGTCGTCGACGACGGCAAACGCTCGAATCGGACTCGCCGTCGCGCCCTCGAGTGGCAGCGGTGCCGCGTTGAACGTGAACCGGTGGGCTGGAATTTCGTCGACCCCGCGAAGGTGCTCGACGACGAGAACGTACTCCTCCGGCGCACCGTCCCGGAGGAGCACGCGGTGTGCGGGGAACGACACGTCACCAGCCACGTCGACGTTGCCGCAGTCGATGCCGACGACGCTAACCGAGCGTTCGAGCAGCCACTCAGCACCTGCCTCTGACAGCCCCGGGTGCTCCTCGAGGTACGTCTCCTCGTCCTCTGGCAGGTACGAGTCCCAGCCGGTGTAGAGCAAGACCGAGTCACCCGGTTGGACCTCGACCCCGGCGTCAGCGGCCGCGCTCTCGAGTAGTTCCGGTCCGATTTCGCCCTTCGCGCCGGCGTCCGAGACGTCGAGCCAGACCGCGGACCCATAGCACTCCTCGAGTGCGATCTCTTCGGTGGTCGATCCGTCTGGATGGAGGTGGAACGGCGCGTCGATGTGCG
This genomic stretch from Natrialba magadii ATCC 43099 harbors:
- a CDS encoding cyclase family protein, yielding MAELIDLTAPITEEMANHPSHGRSPVFLTGTRLNHDDAEDLWRGKGVEDLSLINGFVLLAEHNGTHIDAPFHLHPDGSTTEEIALEECYGSAVWLDVSDAGAKGEIGPELLESAAADAGVEVQPGDSVLLYTGWDSYLPEDEETYLEEHPGLSEAGAEWLLERSVSVVGIDCGNVDVAGDVSFPAHRVLLRDGAPEEYVLVVEHLRGVDEIPAHRFTFNAAPLPLEGATASPIRAFAVVDD